TTgtccaagaaaaaaaaggtgTTAAACTATTAAAGGATAATCTAACATTcaattcataaattaaaatgtaGTATGGAAGACTTACATCTTCTCCAACAATTCTACAATCGAATCCCAGCCAATCACTGGAATCCCCAATCTAACCAACTCAATCCCAAACCCGTTTCTTTATTGTAACTAATGGTTAACTACAGGGACTTGATGGAAACAATTGAAAATACAGGGATTGTGATGCATGACACAAATACAGGTTTTCGGGTAGGGCGATATGAAAAATCTCTAAAAACTAGGATACAAATACGTCAATTAGAATACTGTGTATACTTTAAAAATGAGTTTAACTGGCAAATTTCTACCCATCCTTTTATATAGAAAGCATTagtaattttatttcaatattagaacagccttgtgcactgggtacgaccttttattaGAACAGACTTTCTAAAAAACAATGTGAGAGGAGAGAATGATGGGCTAATCATATTAGTACGCACCTCTCTAATATCTCTCGGGTTTCTCTTTATGTGGCTGTTCAGTCCAGCCCTTAGCAGATATTCtttaatattatgcattttttATGTCAAGAATTTTCCTATTTTCACCACATCATGTTACACTTCTgtgttttctcttttttcttgggTTGAACACACATGGTAGGTGCAACTTGACAGGATTGGGACTGAGTCCAGTCCAGTCTAGTAGAGATCCTTCCCTTTTGAGGGGACCAatcccttttcttttcaacttcttcttcttgtgaTAAATAAGACTAAGGAAAATAAAATCTGTAGTCCCCTTTTCCATTTTGTCAAAccaggaaggagaagaaagacTTATTTGGCAGgctaaattttcttttaaaattacaaactcacCCCTAAATTCCTCAAATCATAATCCCTGTTAGTGCCGTAACCTTTACCATATTTGAAATGTATCTAAACCTATCCATACCATATCCTAATGTCAACAGATACTTCTGTACACGAAATTTATCGGGGCCATATCCGTATGGGATACTCACTCACCCTATTAAACTTTGCAGTATCCGTGTTACATAGACAGTGACCCAATTGAATCCAAGGTCAAACTATGGAACCAAAATGGTCAATTCCACTAACGTCATcgtatattttaaaaaatattcaaCTTTTATTGCTTAACTTTGCGATAGAATGCGACTTTTCTTTGGGAAGTCTAATTTTTTGTGCCTTTGCTTTTATGAGGCATGTTAATTTTGTTAATGACCTTCAGATAGGTTGTTAGGTCATCTATTGAACTGTAACTGTGCCTTTTTTCAGAATTGAAATGGTGCTTCATTTACACCATATATGTGTTTTCGAATTTCAGCAAACCTGTGGAGCCTGAACGCCTTTTTGATTGCCTCCCAACCTCATTGCGGCCATCCTCAGGATCTCCTGGGAATCAGGGTGATTATGGTGGCAAGAATCCTTCATCCAATAACCATCCTGAACACCACAACAGTAACCTAGAAAATGCTGTTTACACACCTCCTGCTTTGATACCACTACGGGTTCTTCCATTGTTACATGATTTAGCCCAGCAAATGTTTCAAGCTGGTCACCACCAGCAGCTGCTAATAATTTACAGGTAATAAAGAGGCATTATTTGCTCTTCAGTTATCAATGAGGCATGCTGGTTTTTCACTCCCTACTCATGACAACAGGTTATTTCAAGATTTCATATTTTATCAACGTCGGGTGATTTGTTAAACAGTTACTGCTTTTTGGGTATAAAGTTATTTAATGTTGGTGAAGCTCAAATTTTATGACTAGAAGAGAATTGACCTACGTGTGTGGGACAATTCCATAGAACATTTTCCGCATTCACACCCAAGGGATATGACACTTGTGTCCACGTGTGTCGAATACTTCTTTGTGTTCTTAGAAATGATGCTGCTTCATCTGCTAGAAAGAGTCCAAACTTAACAAGGTGTTGATCACTTTTTCCAAGAAAACTGCACTTAGCTATTGTTGTCTTAAATCGTTTGAGAATGGTTCTTTTACAAGTAATTGTTTTCTAAAGCACTGATAGATGTCTAACCATGTAAAATTTCACAATCCTTGTATCTGGACTTTTGGAAAACGCATAGGAAACATTGTTGGGTTTTTCAAGCCCAATGAGCTATCCTAAGGCTCTTAGGAATTAAAGTCTCAgaggattcaatttttttcccaattggagttggtttCTCAATTGGAGGAGCTGGTTTCCCAACTAAATTCCAATTAGGATTAGTATTCCTCATTGAAGAAGACATTTATTATGTTTATATAAAGGGgctgatgaaattgaggttccaccatagaaccaattggcaatatggggagtagcccaagatcatataaacacatagcaaaccttgttcCTCactgatgtgggacaactctcaacaggGGCTATTGCACTAGTTTTGAAGTGGAGCAAAACAATCAATTATACCACTCAAGGAGTTAGAGTGAGAGAGTATTGTAAGGGTAAAGTGTGTGCGAGAGAAAACAAAGGAGATAATAGTGTATTTCTTAttcttgttctttcaggtttttGGTCAAGTTTTAATTCTAGAGACTTAGGCAACATAATTTGTTGTAATCATTCAGTATTGATATGGTGAAAGTTTGTTGTTGCTGCCCCATGGAAGTAGGCACGTAGCCTAACCACATATATTCTTTGTGTTATTCATCTTGAttgtttctttttagttttccgAGTTTGTCTTGTTTTTTTCCATTCTTAAACATGATATATACAACAATCATTGTGCCTATGTTGACACAcccatacttgtcttagtgccGTCCGATAATAGGAGTTAAGTTTTCAAATCCTAAAGAAAAGTTATTGTGATGTAGAGGTGCCTGTATGCTTCAATCTCATTTGTAATTTCTGCTGTCCTCCCTGGGTGCCTAACCACACCATTAATATTGAAGCTAGCTGGTCAATTCAGATCTTGTATTTGAACATTTTTTTGAAGGGATACCCGTTCTTCAGTTTTGGAAGCAAGCCTCCATAAATTGGGGGTCGAAAAACTTAGCAAGGATGATGTTCAGAAAATGCAATGGGAAATTTTGGAGGCCAAGATTGGGAACTGGATTCATTACATGCGTATAGCTGTAAGGATTTTCTGGCATTTCCTCAGTTTCATAGattatctttgtttttcttcaatATCTAACTGTCCATGAACAGGTCAAATTGCTCTTTGCCGGAGAGCGGAAAGTTTGCGATCAAATGTTTGAAACATTTGATTCTCTTGGTGACCAATGTTTTGCTGAAGTTACCAGAAGTAGTGTCTCAGTTCTACTTAGTTTTGGCGAGGCAATTGCTAACAGCAAAAGATCTCCGGAAAAGTTATTTGTACTTTTAGACATGTACGAGATAATGCGGGAGCTTCACTCAGAGGTTTGAATAATTTAACAAATTTATAAAGCATGCACTCTATATACAATATGACAAATTAGAGCAAAGGAAATGACACAATTAGAAGTGCCCCTTAGGTGCTGAAGTTTGTAAGGCTATTGATTTGTCCAGAGCACTTTGACAGTTAGGAATTCATCACATTAGGTAACATAGGATCATTAAGTATATCAGACAACTTTGAGTTCGAGAATTAGGGGATTTTATTTTAAGATCTATATTCTCTTGTTTCTTTCCAAGATATGTCTGCTTAAGATACAGATGGCTTTTGTTCCACAAATTATCAATCACATCCATatcaaattataatttttttgtttccatTTCATCTATATCAAAATACTTAGCTTCTTTGTATTTTGAATATTTGTTTGGTTATCTTTTACAAGATATTACTCTACTCTTAGGGCTTCAATACTTTAGCACATCCATGATGGTTTATATTTATTGTTTGCAttttcataattggaagaattaGTTATCAATTATTTCACTCGGTACACTTGGTGGCTGCTTACAATGCAATTTTTGtagaaaatcaaatttaataaaatacttTCCATTTTGCATTAACGTGGTGTCTAGGTAACTTCAAACTTGCTTGTTTGTTGAGAAAGTAGGTAGCTTGATGGCCTGATGGCCTGGTGCCAGATTCATGCTTTGAGTTGATCCCTGAATTCATCTGCAGATTGAAACGATCTTCATAGGTAAAGCTTGTGCTGAAATTAGAGAATCAGCTTCAAGCTTGACAAAAAGGCTTGCCCAGACCGCAAAAAGTACCTTTGGGGATTTTGAAGAAGCCGTTGAAAGGGATGCAACGAAAACTGCTGTAACTGATGGCACTGTCCATCCTTTGACAAGCTATGTGATCAACTATGTGAAGTTTCTTTTTGAGTAAGTTCCACTAATTAGGCTTTAAGACTTTTCCTGGTCTTGTGGTCTGATAGTGGTGCTCTATGGTTATTGGTTGGATGATCATTCCTCTGAAACGTGCCTCATAGTTTCtattgaaatatttttttacgCTGCTTTCTCTTATATACATTGATACATAggatacatattttttttggcCAATCAATTTTAGGTTGTGACTGTTAGATAGGTTTTGTATgcctatttcttaatttttcatttGACAGCTTTCTAAGTTGGCCAAAACTATATATTACAGTTACCAATCGACATTGAAGCAACTTTTCAAAGAATTTGAAAATGGAGATGAAGGTGGTTCACAATTAGCTGCTGTCACGATGCAAATAATGCAAGCTCTTCAAACCAATTTGGATGGGAAGTCTAAGCAGTACAGAGATCCAGCTTTAACTCACCTATTTCTCATGAATAATATTCACTATATGGTCAGATCTGTGCGGAGGTTTGTCTCAGATATGTTTTATTTGACCTTTTGGTTTAAGTGTTACAAGCCTATAATATGTGCCACTCctgtttcaaattgttttcaGATCTGAAGCCAAAGATTTGTTGGGGGATGATTGGGTGCAAAGACACCGGAGAATTGTTCAGCAGCATGCAAACCAATACAAAAGAAATGCTTGGGGAAAGGTGCTGTTTGTTAAAATAATTGATTTGTTGACCTAATTGAACCCTACACGATCTTTCCATAATTTACCTTAGTTTTTTCTTTATAGGGACTTGGTTCTTGCTTTTTGGGCCATTACTATTTGTATTATGATCAATGTTAAGCTTTTTgcatttcttttatcttttaaaGATATTAGATTGTCATTGTGACATTAGACGTATTAGTACCCCATTGAGAAGTTATGGAATGTAAAGTTTTACAGACCTTCAAAATCCACTAATAAGAAAAAATTGAACCCTCCGTgctttaggttgtgttttgattcTGTAATGGTCTGATATGTTCAACCATTAGTTTGGCATGTCGATTACACTTTTACAAGAAATAGCTTCCGTTTTCAAATCCATGACCTATGTGTTTTTCATATAAAAATCCATTACATTTGTACAATTATGGCTTTTCAGTTTAGATATTGAAatatttttgagaaatccttcATCTGCCATGAAGTGGTGTAGATCCTGGAAATGAATAATATTCTAAATTGAAGGACTGTATAGTGCCAGATTTTTGTTGGATATTTACTTATATTATGTTTCTCTTCTCCCtgggttttgtttaatttttgtgtgtgtgggCCAAGTGGCTATTACTTATAAAAGCTTAATATCTTAATTTGTTGTAGCTTAATATCAAATATTCTTTCTGTATCTTCACTCCATTGTCAGGATTGCATTGTAGTTAGGAAGTTCCATTAGGCCTCATATAGATTGGAGAAAACATAGAAgataaaagataaaagaaaaggaGATTAATATAAAGGTTTTTGGGTCCAATACAAACGGGAAATAACTTGCTTGTTATTTACATAAGGTATACTTGGGTGTTGATTACTTCAATTCAGCACTAAAAGGCGTAATAACCGTCTTTTTGGGTGATTTGGTGAGAGAGAAATGTTAGAACTATCAAAGAAAGGCTAGGAGACATGGTTGTAACCTAATGTGGTAGACTATAGAGTGAGGTTTTAAGCTTCTTTCTAAGCATCAGTATCCTCTGTTTTTAGAAATGTATGGAGATACTATTTTAGCTTCTGCATGAAAATTtgtgtgtgtgaaaagtaaatttAGATAGAGGAAAAAGGTTGAAAAAGAATAGTTACCGTTCTACGGAATAGTAGAAAGAGGGTGATCGATGTGACTGTTCTATGTCCTGCTACTTTTCGAGCGCCAACCAATCTGAATATATTTCGTGGAAAATATGGTTTCTCTTGTCGTAATGCAGTGATGCAGAAGCATGCTTTACGTATATTTAACACTTTCAGCATGTTcattttgcttttatttttctcttaagAGGTGTTTCACTACCTTATGAAATGTTGGTGTTTTCTTCCATGCAGATTCTGCAGTGCCTCTCCATCCAAGGCTTGACATCATCTGGAGGTGGTAGTTCAGTAGCTGCTGATGGAGGAAGCAGTGGAGTTTCTAGAGCAATTGTTAAAGATAGGTTGATCTCAACTTCTATCCTCTGAAACATACACCTAAAAGAGTAACTTGATTATCTATCGATTCACGGATTACTTTGTCATCAACATTTTGACCAGCTGAAATATAATCCATTTCAGGTTCAAGACGTTCAATATGCAGTTTGAGGAATTTCATCAAAAACAATCTCAGTGGACAGTTCCTGATACTGAGTTGCGAGAGTCACTAAGACTTGCAGTTGCTGAAGTCTTATTGCCTGCCTACAGATCATTCATAAAACGTTATGGGTGTGTTTTCATTATCTTCTATTGTTTTGCATGCACTGTCACCACATGTCCAGTATAACGATACATCCCTTTAAGAACAATAAACATTAATGcctgtttgataaccatttcattttagttttcATGTTTTTCCTTCATAGAGATATAGGGAATGTATATGTAGGAATGAGGAATGAAGGATGGGTGAATGGTGGAGGGAGAGTGAAGGAAAAtgtagaaaacaaaaactagaaACAGAAACCTATCAAAAGTTCTTAGTTTTTAGTGTTTATTTCTCATGTCTTCCACTTCCCACCACCCATACTCCACCCTTGGTCATCCCCTCATTTCTTTCTTATATTTCTTCTCTTTTGCTAACTAAAAGTGAAAACTAAGACctgaaaacgaaatggttatcaaatgggCCTAATATTTCTGAAATAGAAAAGAATCTAGATTGGCTGACAGAGGTAAATTCTTGGATCAAATTGGCTAAATTGAAAACACAAGGACTAAATTGGCTAAATGGGTACATCACAtggaccattttgacatttaagccttGTAGTTTATTAGACCAAACTTAATAATCTAGAGTCTAGATTGGGAAAAAAAAAGCTTAATACTTTGGAGACTGGACATTAAGGGCTTGTTAGACCTCGAAGTTTGGGTAGGAATGGATAACCCACTATATTCAAGGTATGTTGAAGGTAAAGgtgaatgatttttcatttggAGGCAATCAGAAGGGGACTAGACATGAAGGAAACTTATCCTTTCCAATCCTACCATTTTTGGGGGGATTGGAAGGAAGAAGTTTCCT
This is a stretch of genomic DNA from Malus domestica chromosome 02, GDT2T_hap1. It encodes these proteins:
- the LOC103418482 gene encoding exocyst complex component EXO70A1-like isoform X1, with protein sequence MAVVAAAPGGDSLSARAATMRESLQKSQTITDSVVSILGSFDHRLSALETAMRPTQIRTHSIRKAHENIDKTLKAAEVILAQFDLSRQAESKILRGPREDLESYLEAIDQLRRNIRFFSSTKGFRSSDGVISDANGLLAKAISKLEEEFKQLLLSYSKPVEPERLFDCLPTSLRPSSGSPGNQGDYGGKNPSSNNHPEHHNSNLENAVYTPPALIPLRVLPLLHDLAQQMFQAGHHQQLLIIYRDTRSSVLEASLHKLGVEKLSKDDVQKMQWEILEAKIGNWIHYMRIAVKLLFAGERKVCDQMFETFDSLGDQCFAEVTRSSVSVLLSFGEAIANSKRSPEKLFVLLDMYEIMRELHSEIETIFIGKACAEIRESASSLTKRLAQTAKSTFGDFEEAVERDATKTAVTDGTVHPLTSYVINYVKFLFDYQSTLKQLFKEFENGDEGGSQLAAVTMQIMQALQTNLDGKSKQYRDPALTHLFLMNNIHYMVRSVRRSEAKDLLGDDWVQRHRRIVQQHANQYKRNAWGKILQCLSIQGLTSSGGGSSVAADGGSSGVSRAIVKDRFKTFNMQFEEFHQKQSQWTVPDTELRESLRLAVAEVLLPAYRSFIKRYGPLVESGKNPQKYIRYTAEDLERMLGEFFEGRNVNEPRR
- the LOC103418482 gene encoding exocyst complex component EXO70A1-like isoform X2, giving the protein MAVVAAAPGGDSLSARAATMRESLQKSQTITDSVVSILGSFDHRLSALETAMRPTQIRTHSIRKAHENIDKTLKAAEVILAQFDLSRQAESKILRGPREDLESYLEAIDQLRRNIRFFSSTKGFRSSDGVISDANGLLAKAISKLEEEFKQLLLSYRDTRSSVLEASLHKLGVEKLSKDDVQKMQWEILEAKIGNWIHYMRIAVKLLFAGERKVCDQMFETFDSLGDQCFAEVTRSSVSVLLSFGEAIANSKRSPEKLFVLLDMYEIMRELHSEIETIFIGKACAEIRESASSLTKRLAQTAKSTFGDFEEAVERDATKTAVTDGTVHPLTSYVINYVKFLFDYQSTLKQLFKEFENGDEGGSQLAAVTMQIMQALQTNLDGKSKQYRDPALTHLFLMNNIHYMVRSVRRSEAKDLLGDDWVQRHRRIVQQHANQYKRNAWGKILQCLSIQGLTSSGGGSSVAADGGSSGVSRAIVKDRFKTFNMQFEEFHQKQSQWTVPDTELRESLRLAVAEVLLPAYRSFIKRYGPLVESGKNPQKYIRYTAEDLERMLGEFFEGRNVNEPRR